A region from the Halomarina litorea genome encodes:
- a CDS encoding 6-pyruvoyl trahydropterin synthase family protein has protein sequence MTERVLEGDSGRISGERTLHVGGDRPIRISTGHRLLHHEGKCSRPHGHNYEVAVTVRGELTPEGWVVDKGEVTAVVDEWDHRFLVERGDPLVEAFEASGDDDALVVIDHPPTAEVMAVVLERRLLDRLPDTVSDVAVSVAETSELRTGPAAGVDH, from the coding sequence ATGACTGAGAGAGTGCTCGAAGGTGACTCGGGCCGTATCTCCGGCGAGCGAACCCTCCACGTCGGCGGGGACCGGCCTATCCGCATCAGCACGGGCCACCGTCTCCTGCACCACGAGGGGAAGTGCTCGCGACCACACGGCCACAACTACGAGGTAGCCGTGACCGTGCGGGGAGAACTCACCCCCGAGGGGTGGGTCGTCGACAAGGGAGAGGTGACGGCGGTCGTCGACGAGTGGGACCACCGCTTCCTCGTCGAACGGGGCGACCCCCTCGTGGAGGCGTTCGAGGCCAGCGGCGACGACGACGCCCTCGTCGTCATCGACCACCCGCCGACGGCGGAGGTGATGGCCGTCGTCCTCGAACGCCGTCTCCTCGACCGACTGCCCGACACCGTCAGCGACGTGGCGGTGAGCGTCGCGGAGACGAGCGAACTCAGAACCGGACCTGCGGCGGGAGTGGACCACTGA
- a CDS encoding 7-carboxy-7-deazaguanine synthase QueE, whose amino-acid sequence MPVDADAGVGTGGSDRADDPESGDLPVNELFYSLQGEGKLAGVPSVFVRTSGCNLRCWFCDSYHTSWEPTHAWMDFEGILAEVESHDGADHVVLTGGEPLIHDASVELLERLADRGYHITVETNGTVFRDAPIDLASVSPKLASSTPTADRDPNGDGEWADRHEARRVDVEATARLCEQSDAQLKFVVTGPDDLPEIEGLVDRVREVSSAPIRDSDVLLMPEGTTREELDDRRNEVAELAMVHGYRYTPRLHVDLWDDAPGT is encoded by the coding sequence ATGCCCGTCGACGCAGACGCCGGGGTGGGGACCGGGGGTTCCGACAGGGCCGACGACCCCGAATCGGGGGACCTCCCGGTCAACGAACTGTTCTACTCGCTGCAGGGCGAGGGGAAACTGGCGGGCGTCCCCTCGGTGTTCGTCCGGACCAGCGGCTGTAACCTCCGCTGCTGGTTCTGTGACTCCTATCACACCTCGTGGGAGCCGACGCACGCGTGGATGGACTTCGAGGGGATACTGGCGGAGGTCGAGAGCCACGACGGGGCGGACCACGTCGTCCTGACGGGCGGCGAACCGCTGATTCACGACGCGTCGGTCGAGTTGCTGGAGCGACTCGCCGACCGGGGCTACCACATCACCGTCGAGACGAACGGGACCGTCTTCAGGGACGCGCCCATCGACCTCGCGAGCGTCAGCCCGAAACTCGCCTCCAGTACGCCCACGGCCGACCGCGACCCGAACGGCGACGGCGAGTGGGCCGACCGACACGAGGCCCGGCGGGTGGACGTGGAGGCCACCGCGCGCCTCTGTGAGCAGTCCGACGCCCAGTTGAAGTTCGTCGTCACTGGGCCGGACGACCTCCCCGAAATCGAGGGACTCGTCGACCGGGTGCGAGAGGTGTCGAGCGCCCCGATCCGGGATTCGGACGTGCTCCTGATGCCCGAGGGGACCACACGGGAGGAGTTGGACGACCGACGGAACGAGGTGGCCGAACTGGCGATGGTCCACGGTTACCGGTACACGCCGCGCCTGCACGTCGACCTCTGGGACGACGCGCCGGGGACGTGA
- the queC gene encoding 7-cyano-7-deazaguanine synthase QueC codes for MTDTTETHSDGDRAVVLVSGGMDSATAVYEALDSGYDPYFLHTSYGQRTETKEFECAERLAAEAGAAEFLHVETDHLARIGGSSLTDESMAVEDADTDSEAVPATYVPFRNANLLSMAVSYAEANDATAVFIGAHSEDFAGYPDCRPAFFEAFQRVVDVGTHPDTHVGIEAPFAEWSKTDIVERGLELGVPFEHTWSCYRDEEPACGTCDSCAYRLEAFRNAGTRDPILYAERPEYED; via the coding sequence ATGACAGACACGACCGAGACACACAGCGACGGGGACCGGGCGGTGGTCCTCGTCTCCGGCGGGATGGACAGCGCAACGGCCGTCTACGAGGCACTCGACTCCGGCTACGACCCGTACTTCCTGCACACCTCCTACGGCCAGCGGACCGAGACGAAGGAGTTCGAGTGCGCCGAGCGACTGGCGGCGGAGGCGGGCGCGGCGGAGTTCCTGCACGTGGAGACGGACCACCTCGCGCGCATCGGGGGGTCCTCGCTCACCGACGAGTCGATGGCCGTCGAAGACGCCGACACGGACAGCGAGGCGGTGCCGGCGACGTACGTCCCCTTTCGGAACGCGAACCTGCTGTCGATGGCCGTCTCGTACGCCGAGGCGAACGACGCGACGGCCGTGTTCATCGGGGCGCACTCCGAGGACTTCGCGGGCTACCCCGACTGCCGACCGGCGTTCTTCGAGGCGTTCCAGCGAGTCGTGGACGTGGGCACGCACCCCGACACCCACGTCGGAATCGAGGCGCCGTTCGCGGAGTGGTCGAAGACCGACATCGTCGAACGGGGGCTGGAACTGGGCGTCCCGTTCGAGCACACGTGGTCGTGCTACCGCGACGAGGAACCCGCCTGCGGGACGTGTGACTCCTGTGCGTATCGGCTGGAGGCGTTCCGGAACGCCGGGACGCGCGACCCCATCCTCTACGCGGAACGGCCGGAGTACGAGGACTGA
- a CDS encoding alcohol dehydrogenase catalytic domain-containing protein has protein sequence MRVAAFADLVGPDGVEIQDHDDPEPGPGEAVVDVEACAINRHDLWILEGDSAMVSGEDLPFVTGLDVAGVVASVGEGVSSVEPGDRVVLCPNETCGTCEFCREGPENLCERFSLFHGGLAERACVRADRLVALPDGVDATAAAAIPTAYMTAWHMIRRADVSPGDRVLVLGATGGVGVACVQLLDTMGVHSVGTSTSPEKLDRLAELGCDEPVEAGGPEAVRESVETVDAVLNHLAGEYTEAGLRVLRRAGRMVVCGRTAGGESTFDVARLFLSHHRIVGSTMGTQADLERLVDLVAEGAFDPVVGEEYPLDETAQAFADMQSRDLFGKSVVRP, from the coding sequence ATGCGAGTCGCTGCCTTCGCCGACCTCGTCGGCCCGGACGGTGTCGAGATTCAGGACCACGACGACCCGGAACCGGGGCCGGGCGAGGCCGTGGTAGACGTCGAGGCCTGCGCCATCAACCGCCACGACCTCTGGATTCTGGAGGGGGACTCCGCGATGGTTAGCGGTGAGGACCTCCCGTTCGTGACGGGACTGGACGTCGCGGGCGTGGTGGCGAGCGTCGGCGAGGGCGTCTCGTCGGTTGAACCGGGCGACCGGGTCGTCCTCTGTCCCAACGAGACGTGTGGCACCTGCGAGTTCTGCCGCGAGGGGCCGGAGAACCTCTGTGAGCGCTTCTCGCTGTTCCACGGTGGCCTCGCCGAACGGGCGTGCGTCCGGGCCGACCGCCTCGTCGCCCTCCCGGACGGGGTGGACGCGACGGCGGCGGCGGCCATCCCGACGGCCTACATGACGGCGTGGCACATGATTCGCCGCGCGGACGTCTCGCCGGGCGACAGGGTGCTGGTCCTCGGGGCGACGGGTGGTGTCGGCGTCGCCTGCGTCCAGTTGCTCGACACGATGGGCGTCCACAGCGTCGGCACGTCGACGTCGCCCGAGAAACTGGACCGACTCGCCGAACTGGGGTGTGACGAACCCGTCGAAGCCGGGGGTCCCGAGGCGGTCCGGGAGTCCGTCGAGACCGTCGACGCCGTCCTGAACCACCTCGCGGGGGAGTACACCGAGGCGGGCCTGCGGGTCCTCCGGCGCGCGGGTCGGATGGTCGTCTGTGGGCGGACGGCGGGCGGCGAGTCGACGTTCGACGTGGCCCGACTGTTCCTCTCGCACCACCGCATCGTCGGGTCGACGATGGGGACGCAGGCCGACCTCGAACGACTCGTCGACCTCGTCGCCGAGGGCGCGTTCGACCCCGTGGTGGGCGAGGAGTACCCGCTGGACGAGACGGCACAGGCGTTCGCGGACATGCAGTCGCGCGACCTGTTCGGGAAGTCCGTCGTCCGCCCCTGA
- a CDS encoding ABC transporter ATP-binding protein encodes MADHRDALALEGVSKRYGDVLALDSLSLRVGRGELFGFLGPNGAGKSTTISLLTGQRVPDEGRVSVLGTDPAADPVATRRRLGVLPEREDPPSYMTPREYFAFVGRVRDLEAGTVARRVDSWATRLGFREKLDTLSTDLSRGQRQKVMIAGAFLHGPDLVFIDEPLANLDPIVQERVKSFLVEYVEAGNTVFLSTHHIDVAEEICTRVGILREGALVDDRRPTGDGSLLDSFVAGVEGS; translated from the coding sequence ATGGCAGACCACCGCGACGCCCTCGCACTCGAGGGTGTCAGCAAGCGCTACGGCGACGTGCTCGCCCTCGATTCGCTCTCCCTGCGCGTCGGTCGCGGCGAACTGTTCGGGTTCCTCGGACCGAACGGGGCCGGGAAGAGCACCACCATCTCGCTCCTGACGGGCCAGCGCGTCCCCGACGAGGGTCGAGTCAGCGTCCTCGGGACCGACCCCGCCGCCGACCCCGTCGCGACGCGCCGACGTCTCGGCGTCCTCCCCGAACGCGAGGACCCGCCGAGCTACATGACGCCCCGCGAGTACTTCGCGTTCGTCGGGCGGGTCCGCGACCTGGAGGCGGGGACGGTCGCCCGGCGGGTGGACTCGTGGGCCACGCGACTGGGCTTCCGCGAGAAACTCGACACGCTCTCGACGGACCTCTCGCGCGGCCAGCGCCAGAAGGTGATGATCGCCGGCGCGTTCCTCCACGGCCCGGACCTCGTGTTCATCGACGAACCGCTGGCGAACCTCGACCCCATCGTACAGGAGCGCGTGAAGTCGTTCCTCGTCGAGTACGTCGAGGCGGGCAACACCGTCTTCCTCTCGACGCACCACATCGACGTAGCCGAGGAGATCTGCACCCGCGTCGGCATCCTGCGCGAGGGGGCACTCGTCGACGACCGACGGCCGACGGGCGACGGGTCGCTCCTCGATAGCTTCGTCGCGGGGGTCGAGGGGTCGTGA
- a CDS encoding peroxidase-related enzyme (This protein belongs to a clade of uncharacterized proteins related to peroxidases such as the alkylhydroperoxidase AhpD.): MAEEPMRNFPVPDRDELPEDLRERIDEETERAGFTPNVFSAFAYKPSHFRAFFDYHDALVEDTALEREEIEMLVVTVSGVNDCLYCVVAHGALVRIYADDPHLADQLATNHRSADLNPAHRAMLDFAVKLTESPGDVEESDLERLRDHGFSEEAIWDIGSVVAYYNLSNRLATMADMRPNEEFYTLGR; encoded by the coding sequence ATGGCAGAGGAACCCATGCGGAACTTCCCCGTCCCCGACCGCGACGAGTTGCCCGAGGACCTCCGGGAGCGCATCGACGAGGAGACCGAACGCGCGGGCTTCACGCCCAACGTCTTCTCCGCGTTCGCGTACAAGCCGAGTCACTTCCGAGCGTTTTTCGACTACCACGACGCCCTCGTCGAGGACACGGCACTCGAACGCGAGGAGATAGAGATGCTCGTCGTCACCGTCTCCGGGGTCAACGACTGCCTGTACTGCGTCGTCGCCCACGGCGCACTCGTGCGTATCTACGCCGACGACCCGCACCTCGCCGACCAGTTGGCGACGAACCACCGCTCGGCGGACCTGAACCCCGCCCACCGCGCGATGCTCGACTTCGCCGTGAAACTCACCGAGTCGCCCGGCGACGTCGAGGAGTCGGACCTCGAACGCCTGCGCGACCACGGCTTCTCCGAGGAGGCCATCTGGGACATCGGGAGCGTCGTCGCCTACTACAACCTCTCGAACCGCCTCGCAACGATGGCGGACATGCGACCCAACGAGGAGTTCTACACGCTCGGACGCTGA
- a CDS encoding metal-dependent hydrolase, producing the protein MYWPGHWGVSLLLYAPVAFVLLSEAEAPALALAGGVGVLSLSRLPDVDFRLPFVSHRGITHTLLFALAVGAALGGAVALLAEQVGVGGGLAPFAAFVGVYGIVAHLAADVVTPAGVPLLWPLSRRRYSLGLVRASNGVANYLLLGAGTFAVCAAVLTWLR; encoded by the coding sequence ATGTACTGGCCCGGCCACTGGGGCGTCTCGTTGCTCCTCTACGCCCCCGTCGCGTTCGTCCTGCTGTCGGAAGCCGAGGCCCCCGCGCTCGCCCTCGCCGGGGGCGTGGGCGTCCTCTCGCTGTCGCGCCTCCCCGACGTCGACTTCCGCCTCCCGTTCGTCAGCCACCGAGGGATCACCCACACGCTCCTGTTCGCCCTCGCGGTCGGTGCGGCACTCGGCGGAGCGGTGGCCCTGCTCGCCGAACAGGTCGGGGTCGGCGGGGGACTCGCCCCGTTCGCCGCGTTCGTGGGCGTCTACGGTATCGTCGCGCACCTCGCCGCCGACGTCGTCACCCCGGCGGGCGTCCCGCTCCTCTGGCCGCTGTCGCGGCGGCGCTACTCGTTGGGGCTGGTGCGCGCGAGCAACGGCGTGGCGAACTACCTCCTGCTCGGGGCGGGGACGTTCGCCGTCTGCGCCGCTGTGCTGACGTGGCTGCGCTGA
- a CDS encoding MTH865 family protein: MADRQELRTQMIDAFEGADYPINSPMDLVPALPNGPSTKFESGDFSMTAMELNTKLGGGDFPYDSPEAFVDDILDQLEDQGHLD; the protein is encoded by the coding sequence ATGGCAGACCGACAGGAACTCCGCACGCAGATGATCGACGCGTTCGAAGGTGCCGACTACCCCATCAACAGCCCGATGGACCTCGTCCCGGCGCTCCCCAACGGCCCCTCGACGAAGTTCGAGTCCGGCGACTTCTCCATGACGGCCATGGAGCTGAACACGAAACTCGGCGGCGGCGACTTCCCGTACGACTCGCCCGAGGCCTTCGTCGACGACATCCTCGACCAGCTCGAGGACCAGGGCCACCTCGACTGA
- a CDS encoding ferritin-like domain-containing protein, whose product MTNEEVIDLLRQAYSDEMETVMNYLTNAIVLEGVSAEEVKESLRADAEQEELQHAQMLGERLKQLDARPPASMEFDPHQKSLQPPEDPGDVLSVIDGVIEAENSAIETYRKLITAAEEADDPVTEDLAVTILADEEAHRAEFKGFRREYT is encoded by the coding sequence ATGACCAACGAGGAAGTAATCGACCTGTTGCGACAGGCGTACAGCGACGAGATGGAGACGGTGATGAACTACCTGACGAACGCCATCGTCCTCGAAGGCGTCAGCGCCGAGGAGGTCAAAGAGAGCCTCCGGGCCGACGCCGAACAGGAGGAACTCCAGCACGCCCAGATGCTCGGCGAGCGCCTGAAACAGCTCGACGCCCGCCCGCCGGCGTCGATGGAGTTCGACCCCCACCAGAAGTCCCTCCAGCCGCCGGAGGACCCCGGAGACGTCCTGTCGGTCATCGACGGCGTCATCGAAGCCGAGAACAGCGCAATCGAGACGTACCGAAAGCTCATCACGGCCGCCGAGGAGGCGGACGACCCCGTCACGGAGGACCTGGCGGTGACCATCCTCGCCGACGAGGAGGCCCACCGGGCGGAGTTCAAGGGCTTCCGCCGGGAGTACACCTGA
- a CDS encoding HAD-IIA family hydrolase, whose product MDIRGAVVDLDGTVYRGGRLLDGAREGVEALRDGGIDCLFVTNNPTRSPEAYAERLGSLGLHVRPEQVCSAGSLTATYLAEHHATDDVFLIGSDGLREMVADADVRTTDDPDAADVVVTSHTYDFDYDDLTEGLWALDGADAFVGTDPDLTYPGEDGRDRPGSGAITRAVATVAERAPDHVLGKPSEETLDIVRERLGHPLDRCLVVGDRPDTDVALGKRGGMTTVLVLSGTTTRTDVDLDGETPRLVAPVEGDLDPDFVVDGLGDLPTVLHGVV is encoded by the coding sequence ATGGACATCCGCGGTGCGGTCGTCGACCTCGACGGGACGGTCTACCGGGGCGGACGACTGCTCGACGGCGCGCGCGAGGGGGTCGAGGCCCTCCGCGACGGGGGAATCGACTGCCTGTTCGTCACCAACAACCCGACCCGCTCGCCCGAGGCGTACGCCGAACGCCTCGGGTCGCTCGGTCTCCACGTGCGACCCGAGCAGGTCTGTTCGGCGGGGTCGCTCACCGCGACGTACCTCGCGGAGCACCACGCGACGGACGACGTCTTCCTCATCGGGAGCGACGGCCTCCGCGAGATGGTCGCCGACGCGGACGTGCGGACGACCGACGACCCCGACGCCGCGGACGTGGTCGTCACCTCCCACACCTACGACTTCGACTACGACGACCTGACCGAGGGTCTGTGGGCGCTGGACGGCGCGGACGCCTTCGTCGGCACCGACCCCGACCTCACCTACCCCGGCGAGGACGGCCGCGACCGGCCCGGGTCGGGGGCCATCACCCGCGCGGTGGCCACCGTGGCCGAACGCGCCCCCGACCACGTCCTCGGCAAACCCTCCGAAGAGACGCTCGACATCGTACGCGAACGCCTCGGCCACCCCCTCGACCGGTGTCTCGTCGTCGGTGACCGCCCGGACACCGACGTCGCCCTCGGCAAGCGCGGCGGGATGACCACCGTCCTCGTCCTCTCGGGGACGACCACGCGCACGGACGTCGACCTCGACGGCGAGACGCCCCGCCTCGTCGCGCCCGTCGAGGGAGACCTCGACCCCGACTTCGTGGTCGACGGACTCGGCGACCTCCCGACCGTGCTACACGGTGTCGTCTGA
- a CDS encoding MaoC/PaaZ C-terminal domain-containing protein, translating into MDTSYPPQEGDTYRYERTFTHGDVEQFSEVTGDDQAIHSEPDEEGRLVVQGLLTASLQTKIGGDLSVLARAMEFYFRRPVYTGETIHCEWVTDSVEEREDRYDIEVAVECARERDDETVLTAEVTGIIWKQ; encoded by the coding sequence ATGGACACCAGCTACCCCCCGCAGGAGGGCGACACCTACCGCTACGAGCGGACGTTCACTCACGGGGACGTCGAGCAGTTCAGCGAGGTGACCGGCGACGACCAGGCCATCCACTCCGAACCCGACGAAGAGGGCCGACTCGTCGTGCAGGGTCTCCTCACGGCGAGTCTCCAGACGAAAATCGGCGGGGACCTGAGCGTCCTCGCCCGGGCGATGGAGTTCTACTTCCGGCGGCCCGTCTACACCGGCGAGACCATCCACTGCGAGTGGGTCACCGACTCCGTCGAGGAACGCGAGGACCGCTACGACATCGAGGTGGCGGTGGAGTGTGCGCGCGAACGCGACGACGAGACGGTGCTCACGGCCGAAGTGACGGGGATCATCTGGAAGCAGTAG
- the udk gene encoding uridine kinase: MTRPSFVIGIAGGTGAGKTAVAREVKEAVGEAVTRIPLDNYYRDLSHLPMAEREDVNYDHPSAFEWDLLAAQLSSLVAGDSVEMPQYDFTAHNRKEETVTVEPTPIIIVEGILSLYESDVRDLFDLCVYVQTDADVRILRRIQRDVIERGRELEGVMDQYLSTVKPMHEQFIEPTKKHADVIIPEGLNRSAIDLLIKKIHAEVRENGERTLEA, encoded by the coding sequence ATGACCAGACCCTCGTTCGTCATCGGCATCGCGGGGGGGACGGGGGCGGGCAAGACGGCCGTCGCACGCGAGGTGAAGGAGGCCGTCGGCGAGGCCGTCACCCGGATTCCGCTCGACAACTACTACCGCGACCTCTCGCATCTCCCCATGGCGGAGCGCGAGGACGTGAACTACGACCACCCCTCCGCGTTCGAGTGGGACCTCCTCGCAGCGCAACTCTCCTCGCTCGTGGCCGGTGACTCGGTGGAGATGCCCCAGTACGACTTCACCGCCCACAACCGGAAGGAGGAGACGGTGACCGTCGAACCCACGCCGATAATCATCGTCGAGGGCATCCTCTCGCTGTACGAGAGTGACGTGCGCGACCTGTTCGACCTCTGCGTTTACGTCCAGACCGACGCCGACGTCCGCATCCTCCGGCGCATCCAGCGCGACGTCATCGAGCGCGGCCGGGAACTGGAGGGCGTGATGGACCAGTACCTGAGCACCGTCAAACCGATGCACGAGCAGTTCATCGAACCGACGAAGAAACACGCCGACGTCATCATCCCGGAGGGGCTGAACCGGTCGGCTATCGACCTCCTCATCAAGAAGATTCACGCCGAGGTGCGCGAGAACGGCGAGCGCACCCTCGAGGCCTGA
- a CDS encoding MFS transporter — MSEDSASVQSGVQSTLSAMWTDPYYRRWVGWAALSLAFLFVGLHRTSMGVLAEALVRSFATTGTELGLLHSSFFYLYAALQLPAGIITDYAGSRKTAVYGTLVMSVGALVFAVSPTFPVAFAARALIGLGASVLYLAVLRFCANWFRANAFATLSGLTLTVGALGGILATTPLAMAVSRIGWRESIFGIGVAGGLTAMFVYTAVRNTPRDAGLSQIDGVPPAPTQSSADIKSNLSHVLRTPVTWLLGLFLFCGIGVDFTIFGLWGIPYLVQSYGLTVTVASSYILVAGIGWMLGPMVFGVVSDRLETRMPLVLGAVITVTFVWVMFAVFGTVNLLVVGALFFTARFMGGGGALTFTVIKERFDPAAAGTAIGAINSMGWFGAAVFPVLFGAMLDAFWTGETINGARVYTETGYRIGFALAAGATVLMVVCAFWAIQRLDS, encoded by the coding sequence ATGAGCGAGGACTCAGCGTCTGTCCAGTCGGGGGTGCAATCGACCCTCTCTGCGATGTGGACGGACCCATACTACCGTCGGTGGGTGGGGTGGGCCGCCCTGTCTCTCGCGTTTCTCTTCGTTGGGCTTCATCGTACCTCGATGGGCGTACTCGCGGAAGCCCTCGTACGGTCGTTCGCGACGACCGGTACTGAGTTAGGACTCCTCCACTCGTCGTTTTTCTATCTCTATGCGGCGCTCCAACTTCCCGCGGGGATTATCACCGATTACGCCGGGTCACGAAAGACGGCAGTCTATGGCACGCTCGTCATGAGTGTCGGAGCACTGGTGTTCGCTGTCAGTCCCACGTTTCCGGTTGCATTCGCTGCGAGGGCACTCATCGGACTCGGTGCAAGCGTGCTGTATCTGGCGGTACTCCGATTCTGTGCGAACTGGTTTCGAGCGAACGCATTTGCGACGTTGTCCGGGCTGACGCTCACCGTCGGTGCGCTGGGTGGAATACTCGCAACGACTCCGTTGGCGATGGCCGTGAGTCGAATCGGATGGCGCGAATCAATATTTGGAATCGGAGTTGCCGGGGGGCTCACCGCGATGTTCGTGTATACTGCGGTTCGTAACACTCCGAGGGATGCCGGACTGTCCCAAATCGATGGCGTCCCGCCTGCCCCCACCCAGAGCAGTGCCGACATCAAATCGAATCTCTCTCACGTCCTCCGGACGCCCGTGACGTGGCTCCTCGGACTGTTCCTATTCTGTGGAATCGGTGTGGATTTCACTATCTTCGGTCTCTGGGGAATCCCGTACCTCGTGCAGTCGTATGGTCTGACTGTCACCGTCGCCTCATCCTATATTCTCGTCGCTGGAATTGGCTGGATGCTCGGGCCGATGGTCTTTGGCGTCGTCTCGGACCGGTTGGAAACGCGAATGCCGTTGGTTCTCGGTGCAGTCATAACCGTCACTTTCGTTTGGGTGATGTTCGCCGTGTTCGGGACTGTAAACCTCCTCGTAGTCGGGGCGCTGTTCTTCACCGCACGGTTCATGGGTGGTGGTGGAGCGCTTACATTCACCGTTATCAAAGAGCGGTTCGATCCGGCCGCCGCTGGGACTGCCATTGGAGCGATAAACTCGATGGGCTGGTTCGGTGCGGCAGTCTTTCCGGTACTGTTCGGGGCCATGCTCGATGCATTCTGGACGGGAGAAACGATCAACGGAGCGCGTGTCTACACGGAGACTGGATACAGAATCGGATTTGCGCTTGCGGCTGGTGCTACAGTTCTCATGGTAGTGTGTGCGTTCTGGGCCATACAGCGACTCGATAGCTGA
- a CDS encoding PaaI family thioesterase codes for MNDPDTRNLEVELPIDVAERLEDGDDPVAETLAALARSHVQMQDSIRAYTDRHDEGAGPDSNPLETNPPIAELLGFQLESAGDGEAVVTLDPGPEHANPMGTLHGGVLCDIGDLAMGAAYASRLDDDESFTTLELDVKFRRPVWEQPLTATGQVMDAGRTVGLVTCDVTGPDGELVAHLQSVCLTLRGEAAAGR; via the coding sequence GTGAACGACCCGGATACCCGCAACCTCGAAGTAGAACTCCCCATCGATGTAGCCGAGCGACTGGAAGATGGCGATGACCCGGTCGCGGAAACGCTCGCGGCTCTCGCGAGGAGTCATGTACAGATGCAAGACTCCATCAGGGCCTATACGGACCGGCACGATGAGGGGGCAGGCCCCGACTCGAACCCGTTAGAGACGAATCCACCGATTGCAGAGTTACTCGGATTTCAATTGGAGTCGGCCGGAGACGGCGAAGCCGTCGTGACGCTCGATCCTGGGCCAGAACACGCTAATCCGATGGGAACGCTTCACGGTGGTGTTCTCTGTGACATTGGTGACTTGGCGATGGGGGCCGCCTACGCGAGTCGACTCGACGACGACGAATCGTTCACGACACTCGAATTGGACGTCAAGTTCCGGCGGCCCGTCTGGGAGCAGCCGCTCACTGCGACGGGACAGGTCATGGATGCAGGACGAACCGTGGGGCTGGTCACGTGTGATGTCACCGGACCGGACGGGGAACTCGTCGCCCACCTCCAGAGCGTCTGTCTGACGTTACGAGGCGAAGCCGCTGCAGGCCGATGA
- a CDS encoding helix-turn-helix domain-containing protein, whose amino-acid sequence MREFVFAARYERGADSLMDVFISYPDLVGRALRIAGSSAGLWRVDRLVGPEDALNEVERVMTDHSVCNECLGEHPGCTIEGEYEVVAEGDESRLVYAYTSGGRYCHSIPFFTTQTVGNGALFDARRRENVYEWRVLLPGETKGGEIFDQLQDGLPKGVDISLSQVGSPSAWPSADLSQKNLPSDQRRAIEAAVECGYYGTPREASLGDVAAALDLPKSTLRYRLRRAEEWLTNTVFSEATHETDEG is encoded by the coding sequence ATGCGCGAATTTGTTTTCGCAGCCCGATACGAACGAGGAGCTGATTCCCTCATGGACGTGTTCATCTCGTATCCAGATCTCGTCGGCCGTGCACTCCGGATTGCCGGATCGAGTGCAGGACTCTGGCGCGTCGACCGGTTAGTCGGGCCAGAAGACGCACTCAACGAAGTAGAGCGTGTGATGACGGATCACTCGGTGTGCAACGAGTGTCTCGGGGAGCATCCCGGTTGCACTATCGAGGGGGAGTACGAGGTGGTCGCGGAGGGAGACGAAAGTCGGCTCGTCTACGCGTATACGTCCGGCGGGAGGTACTGCCACTCGATCCCCTTCTTCACAACCCAGACCGTCGGGAATGGGGCGCTGTTCGATGCACGACGGCGCGAGAACGTGTACGAGTGGCGGGTCCTACTCCCAGGTGAAACGAAGGGCGGTGAGATTTTCGACCAGCTACAGGACGGGCTCCCGAAGGGCGTCGATATCTCGCTGAGCCAAGTTGGGTCCCCGTCGGCCTGGCCGAGCGCAGATCTCTCACAGAAGAACCTCCCGTCCGACCAGCGGCGGGCCATCGAGGCAGCTGTCGAGTGCGGGTACTACGGAACTCCGCGAGAAGCATCGCTGGGTGACGTGGCTGCTGCACTCGACCTTCCGAAATCGACACTTCGGTACCGGCTCCGCAGAGCGGAGGAGTGGCTGACGAACACGGTATTCAGTGAAGCCACGCACGAGACAGACGAAGGATAA